The DNA window CACActgcttctctgcttctcaGAACTGTTTCACAACCAGATTAAAGTGCAACTGGGCCCTGCTTAAGTGActccattaattaaaaaaattaaataattaggTAGATGTAGTCATTTGTGGGcttggtgggatttttggtttggtttggttggggggcttggggtttttttgtctggttggttgggtttttttgcttgctaAAGAGTTACCATAGTATGGCAGCATTACCATAATGGCTACTGGGGACAAGACTGGAAGACTTCCTCTGAAGTGTCTGCTTGATATTGCAGGAGATGGAAAGCAGAAGGTGAAGTCTGCTGCTCTTACAGAAACTAAAAAATTCCCTTGACAAATCAGAAGCTTTTCACTAGAACACCACTCTATAAGTCTTAAGAGAAACACCtacattttatatattacatatatatatatatatacacacacacacacacacacgtacTTCATGTATTATTACTTAAATGCTTAAATACTGTGAGATGGATATTTGCTGAACTGAGAATCTTCTGCTATGAATATCTGACCTGCAAAATTCTGAGGGCCAGCTGACTTAATTATAAAACTCTCCTTCCTGTAGCAGTCAAGAATCATGAATTGGTAATACTATACTATAAATTTAGGTTCTGATATTCCAGTAGCTAGTAGCCTGCTTTCATATCTTAAATAAGACACAATTCTTAAATAGAGAATGTGAGCTTCAACCCTGAATTAGGCAAAAGTGGGTGtagttttaataatttattcaaTCCTTTAGCACTAAAATCTTTGTTAAGTCCTatctttaagaaaataaattggatAATGGGTGGTTTGACTCAAGACATTTCTAACTTAGTTCTTTTGAGAGCTGCATAATTTTCTTATCCCATAACTTATTTCCCATGAGTGTTTCACTTCCAGTTATAAATACAGCCTTGATAGCTTTTTAGCTGAGATTAATTCCTAGCATGTTATTCTTCTGCTCAATATAATAACATCTGGTTTGCAAAGAGGCAAACAGCAGagttagaaaaaaaagtcctatGAAGAGGTTTCTGATTCCTCTTTCAGAGAATTGTTAATCTCAGGGAATGCATGATATTGGAATTAAGGAAAGGCAGAACATGCAGGAGTGTAAATTGGACCAGGATCATCATTTTATTGGCCCAAGAGAAAGCTTTCAGGCAAGCTTTCAAACTACAGAACACACTTAATGTCTGTGTGCCTTTCCTAATGAGAGAGGGAACAAAATCAGCTAGGTATGGAATAAGGTGAGATTATTTGAGATTTTGTTTATGCTTCACAGTAATACAGTAATGATACATTGGTAATTTATATAGGCATATTTATAATGGCAAAAAACATACTCCAGTAAATAGCCAAATAAAGGATTACTGTTGCTGTATTTCtacataaattatattttaataatttctaaaaaataGAATGTGTGAGCCTGAAAATAAGGACAGAAGGTTACAGATTTTAGGTTTATTTCTTAGTAGCTATTTAGTTAATCAGAGAACATCAGCATACCACTGGTATGTTACACAATTAACTAATTTgcactttaaaaataacagcttCGTTTCAGACATGTTTCCAGCTTAAACTGTATGTTTAAGTAGCTGACTGATCTTACAGTAAGTGAGATTTAAAAAGAAGTGAGCTGCATTACCTCAGTAGCATATAATACAAATTCCACAACATTTATATAGTTAATGTCTTTTTACAAAATTACTTTAAGAACATACAAATTAATGCTCTGAAACTCTCTTTCCCATACACTAGAGAGCTGTACATTTCACAGATGTTACTCATGTCATCTTCTcaaattcctgattttctggACTGGAGAATTAAAGCTGAATGAATCTTCTTCTGGGTCAGTTCTGCTCTCAGTGCTTGTAAATGAGATGCTGCTTGCTTTCTCATCTGCAAAAGACCCATCATTTAAGGAATGGCAATTTAAGAAGGCTTTTTTTGGAGGCGACATGCATATAGGTTTATATAACTAAGACTGAATTTTATACAGGATGGCTGAATACAGAATGCATCTTTCATCTCTGAAATTTTATGTGTCCTAGCACCACTTTGTTCTGTAATTTGCCTTGATGTTTTGGAAACAACTGCAAAAATAATTGTTCTTTCCACTCCTCGCTAGACAATGGAGGAGTCATAATAATTCCAACTACCCTGGAGTACCCAGTAAACAGGAGCATGGGCAATCTCTGTGATGTAGAACACTCCTATTTCAAGCTTTCAGAGCTGGAAAGCTGTCCAGTGTGAAGGCCTATACCACCTCTTCCTTCCAAAAAAAGTCATAGGCAACACTGATACAGAATTAAGCAGATGAAGAGGTCTGCAATCTTCTTAGacagctttttctctttcttaggtttttttggggacttttttcttttttttttccctttataccattttttttttttagccatgGTCTATTTATTACTGCTCAGTGCCTCACCACACCAGGTGTATTTCTTCAATTACCTTTTGAATGAAATGGGAATTTCATGAACAAGATTGTGAACCTTAGCTTACATAGTACATTGAATATCTAAGTTGTTTGGATGCCATACATTCCAAATCATCTGATAAACTGTGTCCTGGAGTAATTTAGCTCAAATGCTAAAGTCACAACACCTGACACCTTAAAGCTAACAGCATAAAACAAGAACTGTTTAGCAAATATTTACATCATCTAATAATTGAGAAGTTCTAATGTTTTTCCATACATTGCCACATTTTGACTGTTCTAATCAAAAGGCACAGTACCTTAATTTCTATGAGGAGTCTCATTTTTGTATCCTCTAGCTTCCTCCTCAGTTGATGGAGTTCGTGCTGCACTGTGGCAATCCGGATGATTGTGTAATTCTGTgtgaaacaacaacaaacctcGAGGTGCAGCATTAGTGCATCTGTCCCTCACTGGGTGTTCCTTCACCTCTCAGAAACAATCCTCTAACAACCTCTTTCCAaattccctgcctgcccagctggctggtgcctgcctggctgcacgTCGCTCACACAGGCTGGGGAGCACCCTTTGCTCAgcctcacagctctgcaaatcccagctcccttctcAGGGGGCTGCCCACTACAGAAAAGGACCAATAATGTGTCTGAGCATAGCCACAATGCAATGTCAACCCTACTCCTATTTTCATTTTGTAGATATTTCAAGATAGCTCCAATAATACATGTTTGTATATAATATACACTCTTAGATTGTACATGCACACATCTTTCAGATGCAAGAAAGGGACATCTATTTTTCCTAGGCTAgcttcagttttgttttcaacaGCCTTGCTTCCATTAATGCATTTAGAAAATTAGCAGACACAAGTGTTGGAAAGGgtgtttcctccttttcttttatcttttttctttttaatcccTCTGAACTTCCTGTGAAACTCACAGTTGCACAATAGTTGAAGTGCAACCACTTCAAAAGCTACAGATATGTTTTGTGTGCTCCAAACATTCACTGCCTCCTTGTATGAAATCTTGGACGATAGAAACAAAGTAGAACTGAAAAATCCATTAACTACACTGAACAGAAGGGGATTTTGTTACAATAAGGTAccaacagaaagcagaaagaaacaaatgctCAAACTCAAGCACTTCTGCAGTCTTTTGAAGACAAATGGCCTGAAGGAACTCTGTCCCTCAGATCATTGAGCAAAAGCTAGTTTACAAGTCATTTGTTGATGATAAatctgtttctttattttatacgaaaaaaacccctcagactgtgaaaaaagagataataaataatacaaGCAAATACCTTGGaggttgttgttttgtttggtcgTTTTTGGCTATTTCTGGCTTCTAGTTGCAAGAGCAATTTCTGGTGGTAAAGCTCTAAATCTTGTTGCAGTTTGTTTAAAGTGTCCTCCAGTGAAACTGTAGCTTTCTTGGTTTCAAAGTACTTCTTCTTCCATTCCTCACGCACTGCACAGGAGAACAATAACAGTGTTTGGTCTTGCTCACCTTACCATAAGGTTTGCTGAAGGCAGTCATGACAGCTCACCCCACAAGCTTCACCTGGCCAATGCACCCACTGAAACATGGCAGGaggtttctttaaaataaacatgtagtgaaaaaaatcttcattcaAGTTCGTTCTCTCTAAATGCAACTGAATTTTCACATAAACACCTGCAACAAAAGGCTCTATCTGTCCTCTGAGACAAAACACAGGGTCCAAACCCAAAGTTTATTCAGTCTGGCTGTTCTGCAGCACCTAAGTGCTCCTGTGAAGAGTGGTCTGCCCAGCACAGTCTGAATGCCACAGCTCTACTGTACCAGAAAATGTAGCATTGTAGATTTAAGCAAAATTTATGCTCTTCATGGCCAGAGATTTTGAGCACCTTCATTTTGACATCCCAGATTATAGGAAACAGTTAGTTACCTTTACACTTCACTATGATTCCTCCTATGTTGTCAGTGTGCTATCAAGAGGTGGCACATAAATGCCCCTGTATGTGCTGTGGCAATCTTATGGCCACTGCATATCTGCAGTGTCTTAAATGAATCCCTTCTTTTGAGGCATAGTTTGTGGGAGCAGGACAACTGAAACTCACCCAAAACAGCTCAGCTGTTGGAGGATGACTCTGTGCCAGGTAACTGAGAGTGCCTGTCAGCATGGCACTCTTAGGAGGATATTAAATACAGACTTGGATGGCTGTTACTGTAGAAAATGCTCTTTCCTTAATACCTTGTAAAGAAACATGCTTGCTACATGCTCTTACTTACAAAACTCTTCAGGTCtgataaaataaattcagaggTACAGATGCTGCTTAGAAAACCTGCAGAAGCTGTTTGAATCCTTGTGAAATAACCTTTATTTTACCAAACTGGATAACATAATTTAAGGCAATGCAGGTGCCATTTAGGGCTTATCTCTACCTTGAATTGCAGCTCCATGCTATTACAGAGTTACTGCTTCACACACccaagtttggggtttttaaatacaaattccccaggctgcagggtgCAGTGCAGCCATGTCCTTAGAGAATAACTGAAAGAATGGGCTTCTCTCCTTCCAATGAGCTACAAGTAATATTTGGGACTAGTATGACTTAGTGACATTTAAACACAAAGAGAAAGCTCTCAAAACATCAAAATTATTAAATCTCATTTCTATATAACTGGGATGGGACTTAGGGAAGATAGTTTTAAGTATaaacttgaaaataattttatgaagaaaatttgTGTGAAATTTCAATGAGATTTGACCTTGTTAAAAACCAACGTTTGTCAAGCTTGTCACAACAGGCTTGGAACTTCCATGTCACAAGCTGAATACCATTGGATAGGAGGAACAAAAATTATTATGCTGCAATTTGCCTGAAGTCCTATCAACACAGTACAAGCCTCTGTAAGCACCTTGTAAGCTAAAGGCAGGATTAGAAAatgccaggctgccctgggcctCAGAGAGAAGCAGCCTGCAGTAGCTCTCTGAGCACTGCACATACATGAGACATAACTTGAATAGTTTAGGAAAGCCAGAACAACGTTAACTTTATAAGACAtgccacaaaaaacaaacaaacaaaaaaccaaaaaaactggAAGGAAACATTACAACCTTGAATTTTTCTAGCATGCTATTACACAAGATGAATCTTCTTGGAGCTATTGGTTAGCAGACTGTTCTCTTTGTAAATAAGCTTACTGACAAGGagacaaatattttcacattggTTCCACTGTAATTTCTTAATCAGCCCAAATTCCAAGATAAATTAAAAGTGTACCATGGTATTTCCTCAGCTTATTTTGTTCCAGTAGCCCTTTAgctttttttctcagttcttcTCTAGTTTTTTCCATGTGCCTTCTGTCTTCCTTCATTTGTTGCAGTTGTTCTGCCATCCTGTTTTCTAAAGATATTACAATTATATTTAGCAAGCATTTGAATATTCTAAGCACAAAGGATCAGTCAAGACTTTTGTAATGCACTCATCACAAATAATGCCAAAAGCTCTGTCAGAACAAGCAGTGgaaacaatttcattttaatcatgtttcattttaatCTAACTTTTCAGAATGGCTGGTGTTTTAGAAAAAGATGGAAATCCAGCATGCATCCaggcatgcacacacacatgcaaacaAACATATTTCTGTATGTTTAGACAATGTATCACTAAAACTATGTAAGCAAGAAATATATTCACTCCATACATTGCAAACTCTTCTCAATGAAGCCTAAAAAGCCTCCAAAATACTATTTCCTGCTTAAAATACATTGCAATAGAAACTGTAGAGAAATCTTGCCTGAAACACCAGCTTGCAGGACAATATCTGAGACTTTCACTAGTCTGCAACAATAGGTCTAACACTTAACTTCTCACTATCCTCCCCCTCAGCAACACTActtgtggttttctttgctACATTCTCACTTGAGCCTGCAGCACTTAATCTGatctccctccttttctccttccatcCACTTGAGAAGTTGGGTTTTCTAGTGCTGGGAACTTGCAAAGCTCAAGGACAGCCCATGCAATCATAAATACCTGGAATTTTccattaataaattaaaatttgtaaCAATACTGTGAATTAATGCATGTATAGTGTAGGTATTTATGTCTTCATTGAGTCTTCAGTCTTGATTAAAAGTTCACTTCCTTGTAATTTCTTGGAATCATGTACTCACTTGCTGCCTGAATTACAGGAACTTGAGCTGGATTTACAGTAAATGCCAAAAAAGGTGAACTAGGAGCTGAAATACACTCTTTTGGACAAGTAAGAtgattttgcttgttttcatcTGCCTATAGAGTCAAAAGACACAACTATAAGTACATCACCATAATCCTGAATAGTTACATTAGACACATGCCCTGAAAGTGGCCTGAGTGAAGGAGAGGGCTGAATTAGACTTCAGGCAGGATTTTTTATATTCTGTTACCAGTACCCATGTCCACTAAATTGCAAACAAAATGAGAGCACTAAACACTTCCATGACAGAGAACACACAGACAAAACTACAGATTATTGCTACTGCTTTTTGTCCATGCCCATAACCCACAAGTTACTGACAGTCCCATGCAACACCAGGAGCTAAGGGCCTTAAAATGGCCACCTGGTTTGTTAATTATGAAATCAAAACCTGCCAATTTCTAAACTAAAATTTGTAATTGTAGATTTTAATTGTTTAGTTGATATTCATTAGAAAATCTAAGCTAAGTAGCACAGCATGAATAAACTTTTCTCAATTATTCTCAAATCCTTCATATTTATAATGAGTCACCAGTCTTACAAAATTAGACTGTTTCTAGGTGGAGGACTATATTTATTGCTCAAGATTACTAGGAATGTTACCTTGAAAAACATACCTGATTATCCAGTTTTTCACCAAGACCAGCTGTAGTCTTCTTAATTCTGTTTTGCTGCAAGCTAAGATAAAATCAAAAAAACAAGTGAAAGTTCACCAAaatggttttttccctccttttctttcatttatttgaaGTCTATAAAGTAAGTTTGTATTGGTGAATTAATATTATCCATTATTTTAGGAGATGTATTATTTGCTAACCTTTGTTTTTTGTGGACATAATCTGTAGTTTGGTCTTCCCTTATTTTAAGAATTTCAGCATCCTGTATTCTGTCTCTTCTTAATTTGGTATCTTTTTGGTGCTCATTATTTTCCATGTTTGCCAGTTCTGTGACAGGATAGTGATGACAAAAATACATAGATTACACTTGCAAaaatcaggctggtttgactGTCAATGACTGGGCTTTCTAACCTGTACTGGAAATTCAGTGAATCAACAGCAAGTGGTGTTATCTCTAGGATTTGGAAATGCTCCATAaacaacagaagaaagaaatcaaggggggaagaaaaggtATTTCTGTTATTAGAATTTATATCTGATTAATTCTGGTGATCACACAAATGTATCAGCTACAGTAAAGTGTTTCTCTATATCAGCACACAGTGCTAATGAAGGATCACATCTCTCTGAAACATatcatcattatttttaaaaaatggaatattGCTCTCATAGTGCTATTCCAACTTACACTTTAATTACAGATTTCTTAAAACTTAGCTTTACTTTGCTTTAGCAAAAAAGACAATAACAAAGATGTGTACCCTTTTGATATTTAATGTGATTTTGGAATCTTTGGTTACCCTGGCCTTGTTCATCACTGTGGTTTACACGAGTAAGAGCAGTTCCTTTGGCTTTGTCATTCCACTTAGGAGCATTGCAGTCTTCTTCATCTTGGCTGAGATGATTCTGCTCAGAGGTCTGTAATACCAGGTCCCACTTTCCAGACTGCTGGTCTGCAGGATTGGAATGACTTGGTGTGAAGAGAGATCCATCAAAACTACTTTGATCTGTATAATAATTGATAATATGACAGAGATATTATTTTACTGTAAATGTTAACCataatatttacttttcttctCATTCATCACCCTCCTTCACCACACTGGTTAAGCTTACCTTTTTCTTCAAACTGTTTTTCTGGAATCCTGTTGTTATTGTCTTGCTTGTTGTTTGTGTGTGAAACTGGAACAGGCTCTTTCTCACCCCATTCCACAGGACTGGGCACTTCCACATTTTCTACCTGATGCCTGCTTTGTCTTCTTTCTAAAAATGGTTTGCCTTTTTCAGGTTTCTGTTGGGAAAGGCTGGATAATCTTGATCCATGACCAAACCTATTAGCTTCTTCACTAATGTGATGTTTCTGTCGAGGTGATGATAGCAATGgataaacattttcaaaatattccaCTCCAGGTAATAAATATAATTCAGGATAAAGTGCCTGAAATTGCAGATTATATCCATCAGACACAAAGAAAATGTGCAATGTAAAGTTTCTGAAAATGGTACCTTACAAACCATTCAGTACTTACATAAGGAGGAGCAAATGACTTCAGTTCTAGTTCTGTTTCCTGCTTTGCTTTCACCTCAGGAGATAA is part of the Zonotrichia leucophrys gambelii isolate GWCS_2022_RI chromosome 8, RI_Zleu_2.0, whole genome shotgun sequence genome and encodes:
- the SPATA1 gene encoding spermatogenesis-associated protein 1; amino-acid sequence: MSLNQMRPRTSQLLELHVFCVPAEVWNFKLNTVPVALTSKFVSAGFIRVSPHITLRVLRERLGEYLGGVTVADKFRFLKCIGKKLAVVKAKQETELELKSFAPPYALYPELYLLPGVEYFENVYPLLSSPRQKHHISEEANRFGHGSRLSSLSQQKPEKGKPFLERRQSRHQVENVEVPSPVEWGEKEPVPVSHTNNKQDNNNRIPEKQFEEKDQSSFDGSLFTPSHSNPADQQSGKWDLVLQTSEQNHLSQDEEDCNAPKWNDKAKGTALTRVNHSDEQGQELANMENNEHQKDTKLRRDRIQDAEILKIREDQTTDYVHKKQSLQQNRIKKTTAGLGEKLDNQADENKQNHLTCPKECISAPSSPFLAFTVNPAQVPVIQAAKNRMAEQLQQMKEDRRHMEKTREELRKKAKGLLEQNKLRKYHVREEWKKKYFETKKATVSLEDTLNKLQQDLELYHQKLLLQLEARNSQKRPNKTTTSKNYTIIRIATVQHELHQLRRKLEDTKMRLLIEIKMRKQAASHLQALRAELTQKKIHSALILQSRKSGI